A part of Bufo bufo chromosome 7, aBufBuf1.1, whole genome shotgun sequence genomic DNA contains:
- the LOC121008520 gene encoding glutamine-rich protein 2-like, which produces MGQREEVIIGMEQREEVIIGMEQREEVIIGMEQREEVIIGMGQREEVIIGMGQREEVIIGMGQREEVIIGMGQREEVIIGMGQREEVIIGMEQREEVIIGMEQREEVIIGMGQREEVIIGMEQREEVIIGMEQREEVIIGMEQREEVIIGMGQREEVIIGMGQREEVIIGMEQREEVIIGMEQREEVIIGMGQREEVIIGMGQREEVIIGMGQREEVIIGMGQREEVIIGMGQREEVIIGMEQREEVIIGMEQREEVIIGMGQREEVIIGMEQREEVIIGMGQREEVIIGEGAERRGHYRDGAERRGHYRGRCREKRSL; this is translated from the exons ATGGGGCAGAGAGAAGAGGTCATTATAGGGATGGAGCAGAGAGAAGAGGTCATTATAGGGATGGAGCAGAGAGAAGAGGTCATTATAGGGATGGAGCAGAGAGAAGAGGTCATTATAGGGATGGGGCAGAGAGAAGAGGTCATTATAGGGATGGGGCAGAGAGAAGAG GTCATTATAGGGATGGGGCAGAGAGAAGAGGTCATTATAGGGATGGGGCAGAGAGAAGAGGTCATTATAGGGATGGGGCAGAGAGAAGAG GTCATTATAGGGATGGAGCAGAGAGAAGAGGTCATTATAGGGATGGAGCAGAGAGAAGAG GTCATTATAGGGATGGGGCAGAGAGAAGAGGTCATTATAGGGATGGAGCAGAGAGAAGAGGTCATTATAGGGATGGAGCAGAGAGAAGAGGTCATTATAGGGATGGAGCAGAGAGAAGAGGTCATTATAGGGATGGGGCAGAGAGAAGAGGTCATTATAGGGATGGGGCAGAGAGAAGAGGTCATTATAGGGATGGAGCAGAGAGAAGAGGTCATTATAGGGATGGAGCAGAGAGAAGAGGTCATTATAGGGATGGGGCAGAGAGAAGAGGTCATTATAGGGATGGGGCAGAGAGAAGAG GTCATTATAGGGATGGGGCAGAGAGAAGAGGTCATTATAGGGATGGGGCAGAGAGAAGAGGTCATTATAGGGATGGGGCAGAGAGAAGAG GTCATTATAGGGATGGAGCAGAGAGAAGAGGTCATTATAGGGATGGAGCAGAGAGAAGAG GTCATTATAGGGATGGGGCAGAGAGAAGAGGTCATTATAGGGATGGAGCAGAGAGAAGAGGTCATTATAGGGATGGGGCAGAGAGAAGAGGTCATTATAGGGGAAGGTGCAGAGAGAAGAGGTCATTATAGGGATGGAGCAGAGAGAAGAGGTCATTATAGGGGAAGGTGCAGAGAGAAGAGGTCATTATAG